CCTGGACTCTTTCTCTCACCCTTTCCTGATTCTGAACCCTTTCTTGATTCTGGGTTTCCTCTTGATCTTGGTTCTCCTCCTGGGCCTGAATTCTCTCCTGAATCCTCTCCCTAAGGCGATTCCGCAAAGGAGAGACAAGGTGGGATACCGGAATCTCTTTCCCCGCAGGGTTCACAAGAGAGAGAATTTCGTCTTCGGAAGAGAAGCTCCCGTCTCCATCTTCGTCCTCGTAGACGATCTCCCAGAGAACTTCCTGGGTATTCTGGTTAATGACAAGAAGGCGAAGTTGCCCATCTTCCGTGACTCCTTCTTCAATGACGAGTCCCTGCCCTAATCTTTCAATAATCTCGCTGAGAATCTCGTCCGAGGACGGATAGATACTTTCCCCACCATAGGCAAGAGTCCCCAAACCGAGAAGGAACACGAAGGTAAGAGCAAGAAGCACAAGGAGCAATCGCATGGCCTTCACCTCCCTGAGATTCTCGAGGGAGATGAAAAGGGACTTGGCAGCCCAGCCGCCGTAGCGCTCTCATGCGCCTTAGGCCTTCGGCTTTGCGTCCTCCCCTTTCGGAGAGTTTGCCCTTTCATTCCCTCAAGATATATTGTAGCGGATTTCAAGAGGAAGTAGCACAAATCCAGGAATCCAAAAGCTTGTGCTATTATACAGCTATCCGGTGTAAGGCAATGGAAAACATGGATGGAATTCTCGATCTTGCACTCCAAAAAATTGCCGCATTTGGTCCCCGTCCTTCGGCTTCGGCAAAGGAACGGGAGTTCCTCCTTTTCCTGAAAGATGCCCTTGAGTCCTTTGGCCTTACCGCAGAAATGGAAACTTTCCGCGCCCCGGCCACGTACACCTGGGCGTACCTTATCTTTTTCCTTGGTCTTGCCCAGGCAGAACTTTTGCTCCCTCTTTTCCCGCCCTGGTCAGCAGTTTCAAGCAGCGTGCTTCTTGCGCTCCTTTACTTTGAGCTTGCCACCTTCCCTGTGGTGAGCCGCCTCTTTCGAACCCGAATCTCGGGGAACGTTACGGGGAGAAATGGCGAAAGCCCCGAGATCGTCATCCTTGCCCACGTGGACTCTGCCACCCCCTCAATCTTCTTTCACCCCAGGTTCGTGGTTCACCCAAGGATTTCCCTCGTGCTCTTTATCCTCTCTTCGGGGGCGATCACCGGGGTGAGCATTCTCTCGGTTTTCGTAGAATTGGCCTTTTTGCACTGGATTACCTTCTTGCCTTCCTTGTACCTTCTTTTCCTTGCTCTGGGGCATATCCACCGGGAATTCTTCATGGTTCCCTCTCCCGGGGGAAATGACAACGGCAGTGGAGTTGCAACGGCACTGGCCATCGCCAAAATCCTGAAAGACGAGGACATACCTTTTCTTGTCGTCTTCACCGGAGCTGAGGAATCGGGGACCTGGGGAGCC
This Candidatus Caldatribacterium sp. DNA region includes the following protein-coding sequences:
- a CDS encoding M28 family peptidase; amino-acid sequence: MENMDGILDLALQKIAAFGPRPSASAKEREFLLFLKDALESFGLTAEMETFRAPATYTWAYLIFFLGLAQAELLLPLFPPWSAVSSSVLLALLYFELATFPVVSRLFRTRISGNVTGRNGESPEIVILAHVDSATPSIFFHPRFVVHPRISLVLFILSSGAITGVSILSVFVELAFLHWITFLPSLYLLFLALGHIHREFFMVPSPGGNDNGSGVATALAIAKILKDEDIPFLVVFTGAEESGTWGALHLVARHGKMLRGRPILNLDNIGIGKLIAATREGMWRVYNASEELLEEIRREDISFLSFRPYLGLSTDATPLLARGFRALTLIALGENGLPVHWHWHTDTVENVDKGNLEQVVGLVTSWARTKHHGVAP